In a genomic window of Streptomyces pristinaespiralis:
- a CDS encoding ATP-binding cassette domain-containing protein — protein MLQAIGLTSTRRRKHPPAVDDLTFEARAGQITVLLGSSGAGKTTALRLVLGLEAGRGFTYFRGNPLHRIANPACEVGALLGDVPGHPARTARGQLRMLSAAVGVPASRADELLDVVGLAGLAQEPLGRLSLGMDRRLGLASALLGDPQTLVLDDPVRGLSPRDRSWLFALLRAHAAQGGTVLCTLREPKEAARIADRVVTLHEGRLLADQEAAEFSRTRLRPRVAVRTPHAARLSAVLAREARAERRSVEVVAVGGGVLAVFGSSCAEVGETAFRHGVLVHRLTEEVGDTPPAPEPEPQPQPQPQPQPQPQPQSGPVAGTSPAPGPAPPVPSPASRATAPALSATSAPPATPVPYPSLVPARTPTPALTSTPASTPTRTRTPTDSATPAAVPRAPRPVRSPRWPLRYELRRLLGVRTSPLIGLAAVAASLALCLVLARTGATALKPHTVAAWPGFLPLPPAAFGAGLIGALSFGEEFRHPALASARGTVPRRLGLLLAKLGVTAAAAVTLAALVVAVDVQALRLAFGPELVALPSDWPALAAGWGALCVGCAWSGLLAAGVFRVTAAGVAAVLAVPVVVAPLAHKVLVVPAVRSIVGLPGRLRELAWVELPQEADRWLIAAMRLPAQPVGVALVLSLVALICAYVFTGLRRRAFW, from the coding sequence GAGGCCCGCGCCGGTCAGATCACCGTCTTGCTGGGCTCGAGCGGCGCGGGGAAGACGACGGCTCTGAGGCTCGTTCTCGGGCTCGAGGCCGGCCGCGGGTTCACGTACTTCCGCGGCAACCCCCTGCATCGCATCGCCAACCCCGCATGCGAGGTGGGCGCCCTTCTCGGTGACGTGCCGGGGCATCCTGCCAGGACCGCGCGTGGTCAGCTGCGGATGCTGAGTGCCGCTGTCGGGGTGCCCGCTTCCCGCGCCGATGAGCTGCTCGACGTCGTGGGCCTCGCCGGTCTCGCCCAGGAGCCGCTGGGCAGGCTCTCCCTCGGTATGGACCGTCGGCTGGGGTTGGCGTCCGCCCTCCTCGGCGACCCGCAGACGCTGGTCCTCGACGACCCCGTCCGGGGCCTGTCGCCACGCGACAGGAGTTGGCTGTTCGCGCTGCTACGGGCGCACGCCGCCCAGGGCGGAACGGTTCTGTGCACGCTGCGCGAGCCCAAGGAGGCCGCCCGGATCGCCGACCGCGTCGTCACGTTGCACGAGGGGCGCCTGCTCGCGGATCAGGAGGCCGCGGAGTTCTCGCGGACCCGGCTCCGTCCCCGGGTCGCCGTCCGTACCCCGCACGCGGCCCGTCTCTCCGCCGTCCTCGCACGCGAGGCGCGCGCAGAGCGGCGCTCGGTCGAGGTGGTGGCCGTCGGTGGTGGTGTGCTCGCGGTCTTCGGCAGCAGTTGTGCCGAGGTGGGTGAGACCGCCTTCCGGCACGGCGTACTCGTCCACCGCCTCACCGAGGAGGTCGGCGACACCCCTCCGGCGCCCGAGCCCGAGCCCCAGCCTCAGCCTCAGCCTCAGCCCCAGCCCCAGCCCCAGCCCCAGTCAGGTCCCGTCGCCGGGACCTCACCCGCCCCCGGCCCCGCGCCCCCGGTGCCATCGCCTGCCTCCCGAGCCACCGCCCCAGCCCTGTCGGCGACCTCAGCCCCGCCAGCGACCCCCGTCCCGTACCCGAGCCTCGTCCCCGCCCGCACCCCCACTCCTGCCCTCACTTCCACCCCAGCCTCCACCCCCACCCGCACCCGCACCCCCACCGACTCCGCCACCCCCGCAGCCGTCCCGCGGGCGCCGCGCCCGGTGCGCAGCCCTCGGTGGCCGCTGCGCTACGAGCTCCGCCGGCTCCTCGGCGTACGGACGTCTCCGCTGATCGGGCTGGCCGCGGTCGCCGCCTCCCTCGCCCTGTGCCTCGTGCTCGCCCGGACCGGCGCCACCGCATTGAAGCCGCACACCGTCGCCGCCTGGCCCGGTTTCCTGCCGCTGCCTCCGGCGGCGTTCGGCGCCGGACTGATCGGCGCGCTCTCCTTCGGGGAGGAGTTCCGTCACCCCGCTCTCGCGTCCGCGCGGGGCACGGTGCCCCGGCGGCTGGGGCTGCTTCTGGCGAAGCTCGGCGTGACGGCGGCTGCCGCCGTCACGCTCGCGGCGCTCGTGGTCGCCGTCGATGTGCAGGCGCTCCGGCTGGCGTTCGGGCCGGAATTGGTGGCTCTGCCGTCCGACTGGCCCGCGCTGGCGGCCGGTTGGGGAGCCCTCTGCGTCGGCTGCGCGTGGTCGGGGCTGCTGGCCGCGGGAGTCTTCCGGGTCACCGCTGCCGGGGTCGCCGCGGTTCTCGCCGTACCGGTCGTCGTGGCGCCCCTCGCACACAAGGTGCTCGTCGTACCGGCAGTCCGTTCGATCGTCGGACTCCCGGGCAGATTGAGGGAACTGGCCTGGGTCGAGCTCCCGCAGGAGGCCGATCGCTGGCTGATCGCCGCGATGAGATTGCCGGCACAACCGGTGGGTGTCGCACTGGTGTTGTCGTTGGTGGCCCTGATCTGCGCGTATGTGTTCACCGGCCTTCGCCGGAGGGCCTTTTGGTGA
- a CDS encoding FadR/GntR family transcriptional regulator encodes MSTLAHTMMPPARPAETGMAGPGELDRYGYGESPAADRVGPPAWEASDTELGRVGRRTAGSRGRGLHGQLVQQLGQMIVSGDLGADRPLVPEEIGQRFEVSRTVVRESLRVLEAKGLVSARPNVGTRVRPVSDWNLLDPDIIEWRAFGPQRDDQRRELSELRWTIEPLAARLAAGHGREDVQQRLGDMVEIMGHALAQGDGLTFSRADAEFHSLLIQLAGNRMLEHLSGIVSAALQVSGGPITGCDRPTEASLSHHAHIAEALASGDAHAAESAMRRLLTVHPEVERVVPAPREH; translated from the coding sequence GTGAGTACCCTTGCGCACACCATGATGCCCCCCGCCCGCCCCGCCGAGACCGGCATGGCCGGTCCGGGCGAACTCGACCGTTACGGCTACGGGGAGTCGCCCGCGGCCGATCGCGTCGGTCCCCCCGCCTGGGAAGCGTCCGACACGGAGTTGGGCCGGGTGGGCCGCCGTACGGCAGGCAGCCGCGGCCGCGGCCTGCACGGCCAACTCGTCCAGCAGCTCGGCCAGATGATCGTCTCGGGCGATCTCGGGGCCGACCGTCCGCTCGTCCCCGAGGAGATCGGCCAGCGCTTCGAGGTCTCCCGCACGGTCGTGCGTGAGTCCCTCCGTGTCCTCGAGGCGAAGGGGCTGGTCAGCGCCCGCCCCAATGTCGGCACCCGCGTCCGGCCCGTCAGTGACTGGAACCTCCTCGACCCCGACATCATCGAGTGGCGTGCCTTCGGTCCGCAGCGCGACGACCAGCGCAGGGAGCTGAGCGAGCTGCGCTGGACGATCGAGCCGCTGGCCGCCCGGCTCGCCGCCGGCCACGGCCGTGAGGACGTCCAGCAGCGCCTCGGTGACATGGTCGAGATCATGGGCCACGCCCTGGCTCAGGGTGACGGCCTGACCTTCTCGCGCGCCGACGCCGAGTTCCACTCCCTGCTCATCCAGCTCGCGGGCAACCGCATGCTGGAGCACCTGTCGGGGATCGTCTCTGCCGCGCTCCAGGTTTCGGGTGGCCCGATCACGGGCTGTGACCGCCCGACCGAGGCGTCCCTGTCGCACCACGCCCACATCGCGGAGGCCCTCGCCTCCGGGGACGCGCACGCCGCCGAGTCCGCCATGCGCCGACTGCTCACCGTTCACCCGGAAGTGGAGCGAGTGGTCCCCGCGCCGCGTGAGCACTGA
- a CDS encoding RNA polymerase sigma factor, whose translation MSASTSRTLPPEIAESESVMALIERGKADGQIAGDDVRRAFEADQIPPTQWKNVLRSLNQILEEEGVTLMVSAAESPKRARKSVAAKSPAKRTATKTVAAKTTTAKTVAASTAPTAETVEVAADESETAPAKKAAAKKATAKKTAAKKTTAKKTAAKKTTAKKDSDDAEGEELLDEVQPAGKGDEEEPEGESKGFVLSDDDEDDAPAQQVAVAGATADPVKDYLKQIGKVPLLNAEQEVELAKRIEAGLFAEDKLANSDKLAPKLKRELEIIAEDGRRAKNHLLEANLRLVVSLAKRYTGRGMLFLDLIQEGNLGLIRAVEKFDYTKGYKFSTYATWWIRQAITRAMADQARTIRIPVHMVEVINKLARVQRQMLQDLGREPTPEELAKELDMTPEKVIEVQKYGREPISLHTPLGEDGDSEFGDLIEDSEAVVPADAVSFTLLQEQLHSVLDTLSEREAGVVSMRFGLTDGQPKTLDEIGKVYGVTRERIRQIESKTMSKLRHPSRSQVLRDYLD comes from the coding sequence GTGTCGGCCAGCACATCCCGTACGCTCCCGCCGGAGATCGCCGAGTCCGAGTCTGTGATGGCGCTCATCGAGCGGGGAAAGGCTGATGGGCAGATCGCCGGCGATGACGTGCGTCGTGCCTTCGAAGCTGACCAGATTCCGCCAACCCAGTGGAAGAATGTTCTGCGCAGCCTCAATCAGATCCTCGAGGAAGAGGGTGTGACGCTGATGGTCAGTGCAGCGGAGTCGCCGAAACGCGCCCGCAAGAGCGTCGCAGCGAAGAGCCCGGCAAAGCGCACCGCCACCAAGACCGTCGCCGCCAAGACCACCACGGCGAAGACCGTCGCGGCCAGCACGGCCCCGACGGCCGAGACCGTCGAGGTCGCGGCCGACGAGTCCGAGACCGCGCCCGCGAAGAAGGCGGCCGCCAAGAAGGCCACGGCCAAGAAGACGGCGGCGAAGAAGACCACCGCCAAGAAGACGGCGGCGAAGAAGACCACCGCCAAGAAGGACAGCGACGACGCCGAGGGCGAGGAGCTGCTCGACGAGGTCCAGCCCGCGGGCAAGGGCGACGAGGAAGAGCCCGAAGGCGAGAGCAAGGGCTTCGTCCTCTCCGACGACGACGAGGACGACGCGCCCGCGCAGCAGGTCGCGGTCGCCGGTGCCACCGCCGACCCGGTCAAGGACTACCTGAAGCAGATCGGCAAGGTCCCGCTGCTCAACGCCGAGCAGGAGGTCGAGCTCGCCAAGCGCATCGAGGCCGGTCTGTTCGCCGAGGACAAGCTGGCGAACTCCGACAAGCTGGCGCCGAAGCTCAAGCGCGAGCTCGAGATCATCGCCGAGGACGGCCGTCGCGCCAAGAACCACCTGCTGGAGGCCAACCTCCGGCTGGTCGTCTCGCTGGCCAAGCGCTACACGGGCCGCGGCATGCTCTTCCTGGACCTGATCCAGGAGGGCAACCTCGGTCTGATCCGCGCCGTCGAGAAGTTCGACTACACCAAGGGCTACAAGTTCTCCACGTACGCCACCTGGTGGATCCGTCAGGCGATCACCCGCGCCATGGCCGACCAGGCCCGCACCATCCGTATCCCGGTGCACATGGTCGAGGTCATCAACAAGCTCGCGCGCGTCCAGCGCCAGATGCTCCAGGACCTGGGCCGTGAGCCCACCCCGGAGGAGCTGGCCAAGGAGCTCGACATGACCCCTGAGAAGGTCATCGAGGTCCAGAAGTACGGCCGTGAGCCCATCTCGCTGCACACCCCGCTCGGCGAGGACGGCGACAGCGAGTTCGGTGACCTGATCGAGGACTCCGAGGCGGTCGTCCCGGCCGACGCGGTCAGCTTCACCCTCCTGCAGGAGCAGCTCCACTCGGTGCTCGACACCCTGTCCGAGCGTGAGGCGGGCGTGGTGTCCATGCGCTTCGGTCTCACCGACGGCCAGCCGAAGACGCTGGACGAGATCGGCAAGGTCTACGGCGTGACGCGAGAGCGCATCCGGCAGATCGAGTCCAAGACGATGTCCAAGCTGCGCCACCCGTCGCGTTCGCAGGTTCTGCGCGACTACCTCGACTAG